The Cynocephalus volans isolate mCynVol1 chromosome 1, mCynVol1.pri, whole genome shotgun sequence region ctctctttgtcttttgccAGTTTAACTGTAATatgcctcagagaggacctttttggattgaatctgtttggagatctttgagcctcctgaatctgaacaTCCATGTCTCTCTGTATACCTGGGacattttccactattattttgttgaatattttttcaatgccttttcctttctccttcccttcaggaatacccatgattaggatgtttgtgcacttaaggttgtctgctatctttcttagattttcttttttttttttcttttttttttctttctttctttctttctttatttattttaagatgaccagtaaggggatcttaacccttgacttggtgttgtcagcaccacgctcagccagtgagcaaaccggccatccctatatgggatccgaacccggagccttggtgttatcagcaccacactctcccgagtgagccacaggccggcccctttcttagattttcttcattttttaaactcattttttcttttgtccacctgagttatttcaaagagactgtcttcaagatcagaaattctttcttctgcttgctctagcctgctgcttaagctctcggttgtgttttttctttcattgaatgctttcttcagttccatgagttctgctacattctttttttaaagtgttagtctctttgtaaatttcctcctccatatcctggatagttttgttCAATCCACAGTATCATCTAACTGTATCTTCTTATATCATTGAATTTCCTTATGATTTTTACtcaattcctttttagtcatttcaagggtttcctgctctgtggggtctggaacttgagagttattttattcctttggtggattcatattttcttgtttttctttgtatttctagtatctctaacATTGatgtcatctggtagagcagttgtttcttctattactctccttgcCTGGcctccactggtgaccctccttttatcagtgcagtcaagtggtcaGTGGTCTGCCTGCCCAATGGCAGTGACTGCTGTAGCTGCTGCTTTGATAACAGGCCACCCTTGCAGCAGtagtggctttggtgggctgcctgcGTGGCAGCAGTGACAGGCTGCTCACACAACAGTGATAGCTGCCTGGTGGTGCCAGTGGTGGCAACTGCAACAGTGGCGGTTACAGCAGTTGCCCACATGGCATCAGTGTCTGCGGTGTCCACAGTGGTGGAGTTACCTCatagtggcagcagcagcaccagtaGCTTCCTCCCctgcatctgcagtgtccttggtgacAGCAGGGTAACCTCGTGGGGGTGGCAGGGGCACCAGCAGCTGCAACTGTTTCCCCTCACATCTGTGAGGTGTCCgcagtggcagcagggttaccttgtggcCACAGCAACGGCAGCTGCCTCCCTTACATCTGCGGAGTCTGCGGCTGCAGTGACGGGTAACCTGCAAGACTGCTGCTTTGTAATGTGTACAGTTCAGGGACCATATAATGGCTCTAGCAACTGTGGCAGAAGTGGTGGTGGGCCTGTTTCAGTTCACTTTTTTTAGGCTAGTCAAGTGGACCAGTGGGtatggagaaggaacaaagacatctgtaactggttgtgatcaagtAGTTGCaaacaccactgcacttggaCTCAGaccacttgttttgtttttttgttgttgttgttgctgctggcctgtacagggatccgaacccttgaccttggtgtcattggctgttctcttcttttaaagcaatAGATGCATGTTCTTTCTCTTCCATGTCTCTCAATCTCTATTTGATAGTCTCTCCCTTTTAATACATTTAGGCGCAGTTTTATAGTTAGGAATTTTCAGGAGagacttttccttttatttccattCTACATAAACCAAGCCCAGGACACATCCCCACTATCTATCCTGGAGGCATTTTATTCCCCCCAGTTTAGCTATTTAACCAAGCAGTTTAAGTGTTTTGTACAGGGAGCTTTTTCAGCCCTACTCTCTCAGTTCTTACTCCTAGAGAGTTTTTGGCAGGGTTTTAATCTATGTGCCACTTCTAGTGTGGCTCTTGTTTCTGTGTTGgcctgatttttcttttgctctagTTCCAGAGctcctgttttatttccttccattGCCTTACACATTCTCTTTGGAGCACCTCCCTCTATCTGTGCTTTGAACTTTTCTTTTACATATTCATAGCTAAATGCCAAAATTTCCATCTATTCTGTGATAGCAATTTTCTGGTAAATGTTCATGTGCCATTTGCTGTTTCTGTAACATCTTTGTTTAGCTCCTGTGTCAGATCCTTTTTAATtactgtattaatctgtttttgtgttgctataacaatacctgagactgggtaatttataaagaatagaggtttatttggctcatgattctgggacagctgcatcggtcacaggcctcaggctgcatCTACTCATGACggtaggcagccagcaggtacaagcagatcatatggcaagaggtagcgagagagggaggaggtgccagggtcatgCATTCcttcattcagtcatttattattattattttttttttttaattatttttttttttaaaagatggccggtaaggggatcttaacccttgacttgttgttgtcagcactgcgctctcccaagtgagccacgggcaagGCCTGGTGCCAGGGTcatttaaacaaccagctttcatgggaactaataaagcaagaactcacaACACTCTCCCCATGCCCCctacccagggagagcattaacccattcatgagggatccgcccccatgactcaaaacaGCTTctaatactgccacattggggatcaaatttccatgagttctaggaggacagtacatccaaactccatcaattacTAATTTCTTAATGAGATGAATTCTTCCTTGGTGAACTCCCATAAGTAGATCATAGTCGGAAAAGGGCCAGGACTGTGTCCCAGGCTAGCAGGAATTCTTATACATAGTGGGCATGGGTGCCTGGGTGAGTTTTGTTACCCTCTTCATTTCTTCAGGCAACTACAGGGCTGCTTACAATGCAACCCCTTCTCCCCCAATTCTCCTTGGTGCTGAACCAGGAAAAGCTCCTGCTGCAGTCCACACCCCTTTTTTATATCAAATAAGAGATTGCTGGCCTTTCTCTCTCCTTAGGGTGTGCTGTTTACTTTGGAAAACTCAAACCCACCACCTTTATGAGCCCTCCTTGTGTGTCTGTCACTGTACCTGGAAGCCTTCCTCATAAACTAAgcttcagagttttttttttttttaaaagatgaccggtaaggggatcttaacccttgacttggtgttgtcagcaccacactcagccagtgagcgaaccggccatccgtatatgggatccgaacccggggccttggtgttatcagcaccgcactctaccgagtgagccacgggccggcccagcttCAGAGTTTTGTCAAACACAACATGCATTTCTACTTCTCCAGTGATTTCTAAGGGAGTTGGGAAGGTAGTATTGTCTTTATGCCACCACTTTAAAACTGGAAGTCACACTGAAAGATCAACCTTGTATTCCTAGGCTAAACATTCATGGTTaggatgtttatttttatttttattttttaatttttttaaagataaccggtaaggggatcttaacccttgacttggtgttgtcagcaccacgctctctgaagtgagccacgggccggccctaggatgtttattttttaaaacgattctatttgcttatattttaattaagactttttttttttagctttaataATGAAAGTGGACTATTCTTGGCATTTCCTTTCTGCTCTCAGGGTTCCTGAAATAAGTTGTATCATTTTccatgtttatttaatttaatagttTGAATATATAAGACAGGGATTATCTGTTCCTTGAAGGTTTTGTAAAACCTCACCTGTAATATTACTTAGGCCTGGTTCCTTTGTCTGGGAAGATTTTTTAACTTctgcttcactttttaaaaaatacttattggtCTAGTTAGATTTTCTATTTGGTAgtttgtttttctggagaatttttccatttaatctgttttcaaatttattgccaTAAAATGTCCTTAGGAACTAGGGGATGGAGTTATCTATATTGTTGCATTTTTCTCACTGAGAATGgattaatatgtaaataaaatgaagatcCACTGCCATCACCAAATAATGATCTATATCCTAAGGTGGGGCAGGGGAGATGAAAGCTGTGACCCTGATCCCACCTTCTACCCCAACAACCCTGTGCTCTGCTAAATCAGTCTTTTATCAGTCTTTTTCCACCTTCTTTGTCTCAGTCTTAGGAAAAGTCCTCAGTGCTGTGGGCAGTGCCCAGCTACTTATGTCCCAGAAATTCCAGCAGTTCCGGGGCCTCTGTGAGCAAAACTTGGTGAGTAGTATTCTTTCTCCATAGCAGAGCTTCCAGTCTTTGGCTGCCCACCAGATCCCCGCACTGGATTGGGCCTGTGCACCAGCCTGCCCCTCTAAGCCTCTGTGATCTACTCCATAACATGGGGAAGCTACTGCTTCCTCATGGCATTGGAAAGATGATGGCAATACGTGCCTATGCCCAGCCCAAGAAAGGTGCCAGGAGTGGTCCTTTCAGATCTACTAATACCTTTGCAAGAGAGAACTGAACTCTAGGTAAAAACAGCCACATGAAAGTCTGTTAGCActgatttatttacataaaacataTTCTATATCTAAGAAGACATGCAAGGTAAGAACTAAAGAAATACCACCACTAGGCTTGTGGGtttccctctgccttccccttACCTGTTAGGAGGGCTTGCCCTTGTGAGCCAGAAGCAGAGTCCTGGGCAGCTTTTCCTATGGAAGTTTCTCTCTAGTGAGGGGCTGTGTACTCCTAGGGGTGTGGCAGTGGAGTGTTTGTCTCCAAGACCTATAGGGATTCAGAGGTTATGTTGTCATGGAACAGAGTGATGGGAGGGAAACAACATGGACTCTGTGATCATACCCACCTGGGAGTGAAGCAGGTTTCTCCCCACCTCACTGTAAGACCGTGGCCAGGAACTTCcctgtaaaatgagaacagttgggggccggcctgtggctcactcgggagactgtggtgctgataacaccaaggccacagattcagatccctatatagggatggccggttagctcacttgggagagcgtggtgctgacaacaccaagccaagggttacgatccacttcccagtcatcttttaaaaaaaaaatgagagaacagTTGTCCGCTTGGCATACACTGAGGACCTGAGTGCCTTCCTCACTGTAGCCCTCCAGTGATGGCCCTGGCAATGGCCTCAGTCCACATGTATGTGTAGGGCCTATCTCATGATGAGACTGTCCCCTCCTCCCAAGGATCCCCACCCTCAGGGCTGACATTGACCAAGATCTGGCTCCATTCACTCATACAGATACTGACCCATATACTGGGAATAAGGGAGCAAGACTAGACCTCGAGAGCCCACAACCAGTGTTGGCAGGGAACCATGCTCAGGATGGGAATCAGGAAGAGCCTCCACTTTGCTGCCCCCACTGATCCCCGTCTGTCCCACAGAACCCAGACGCCAACCCACGTCCAACAGCCCAGGACCTGGCAGGGTTCTGGGACCTGCTACAGCTGTCCATCGAGGACATCAGCATGAAGTTTGATGAACTCTACCACCTCAAGGCCAACAGCTGGCAGCTGGTGGAGACCCCCGAGAAGAGGAAGGTGAGCATGGAGCAGTGCGGAGGGGAAGTCCAGGGACAAATTCCTGGTCGGCAGTAACGCTGCCCACATCGGTCAGTGCTGCTTGGCTCCCTTCTCGTGTGTCGTCTTTGAGCTGGGGGCTCACGTCCATCACTGTGCGGGGTCTGTGCTTGGCCCTCGTCCAGCATGCGCTTGCTGTGTGTAGTTGAGGTTGCCCCTGAAGCATGCCCTGCCCTGCACGTTTAGAAAAGCAGGTCCTGGGGGAGACACGCCCACAGCCTCAAGCAAGAGGCAGCAAAATGGTCCCTTTTCCTTCAGTGTGGACCTGTTCAGCCTCCTGTGGAGGTCAGCTTCTTCCCTGGGGCTTAAGCTTCCTTCTGTAAACCAGTGGAACCCAGTGACCCCTTAATGGTTTTTGGACTGTGGCCTTTGAAAGTTCTAGTACCCTAGATAGCATGTAGAATGTTACCTGGGGGTCAGAAGCCCTAAACTTAAGCCCCATCTCAGGCTAGTTCCTGAGTCTCAGGCTCACAATCATTTAAAGCAGGGGTGGGAACAGGTGATCTGTCCTTTCTTGCTAGAATGTTCTAGGATTCTAAGCTTGCTTTTTGCTCCTATACCTTGTGCTATTCCCACTATCATCGCTTCTTGTGGCTTCCTGATTCCAAACGTGTGTTGCTTGTGCCCATGTGGGGAGGCTGGGGGGGGAGACTCCAGCTGCTGACATCTGGTGGGGGGTAGTGCCACCCAAGACATGGcacctttattatatttttgttcctTCCTCACTGTCTCactaaaggaagagaagaaaccaCCCCCTCCGGTCCCCAAGAAGCCAGCCAAATCTAAGCCAGCAGTGAGCCGTGACAAGGCCTCAGACACAGGGGACAAGCAGCGTCAGGAGGCCCGCAAGAGACTCCTGGCAGCCAAGCGGGCAGCTTCTGTGCGGCAGAACTCAGCCACAGAGAGCGCGGACAGCATCGAGATTTATGTCCCCGAGGCCCAGACCAGGCTCTAAGACCATGAAGGAGGAAGGAAACCATTTCACTTCATTAAAAACACATGCAACACATAAACTAAATGCGAATGGGACAAAATTTTTCTCAACCTTTAGTATGGTTATTCTGTCCAGAGACCCTGAGCCAACTTTCAAATTGATACATACAAGGGCTCACAATTTGGCTTTTTTGGGTCCCTCCCAGCTTTAGGTTTATGAAgacttcacacacaaaaaaggtcaacaaaaaatacaaaaccagaaaaatttcttttcctcttgctgGCCGTGGTGGACTAGATAGATGGACTTCAGCAACTCCCcggcccagcctccagactgcAGTCTTTTTACCTGTTCTATCTAATGAGAACTTAAACTAGCTTGTTTACAAAACAATGATAGTCCAAGGACAGCCTTGGGCACCTGCcctgtccttccttcttttcctggcTACTCCTGCTCTGACCTTGGATTTTTCAttcttgtgtttttctcttttccctacaGAGCTCACGTAGGGGTCACCATGCTGGCTAGCAGCTTTCTGGCTGTTGGCCCTTGTGTGGTTGAGGGCCCAGATGACAGAGGGATGCACACAtatcccttccctctcctcccccccatGTGCTCACACACAATCTCACACGCGTGCGCACACGCAAAGATGGAGGTCCCTCTTGAGGCTAGCAGCCCTGCCACTGTGATCCGCCTGCCCCGGCATTCAGGCAGGACTTGCCTCAGAACAGAGGAAGGTTTTAGTCTTTGGGAGGAAATAAGATGAAGCCACAGTTATAACACTCCAGACTCCCCGCCCTTTTCTTCTCCAGCCCCTTCCTCCTTCAGCAGAAGAAAGTTTAGGACTCAGAGTGGCTTCCGGGACACTGGAGAAAGGGACTCCATTTTCCCCGTCCTCGGCCGCACCTGTGTACAGCACCTGAGGGGTGGGCAGCGGGGTCTGTACGTATGTGTACATATGCACATAGACCTTAGAGTGTATATTTAACAAGCCCATCTGCTCACCCATGCCCGCCACCGCCACTGGCTCTCGAGGCACCTGGCAGGAGGCAGGTGTGTGAATAgcatatatttttacatgtacTATACCTaggtgtgtgtacacgtgtgtgtaaaaatatataacttgTGTGTaagcagccttttttttttttttggtttccccTGCTCCCCATCTGCCCAGCCTCTgagttttctgtcctttttttttttttaaccacagtcatcctcctctctccctgccccctcatCCCCACTCCCAGGGTGTCATGAGCCCTGAGCTGCAGTGGCCCAGCCTACAAGGCAGGGTGGGGAGGACAAGGCTGGGGCAGGCCATTAGGGCGGGGGCCAAGCCCAGCGGCAGTGAGCTCAGTACGCGAGGGGCTGCTCTATACTGTGTATATGACTATGGCATTGGAGACATCCTCTTGTCCAGCACCTGCTGCGGGGGTAGGGGGCCCTGTGTGAACCAAGGGCCTGCTCTGGGGCCCCATTCCAGCTTGGCCGCcgtctgtgaccttgggcaagtcacgaCCTCTGTGTGCCTCaacttcctcctctgtaaaatggggacagtccCTGCCCCTCCCTACCTCACAGGCATGTTGTGAGAATAAATGAGGTAACGTGTACCAAGGGCTCATGGTGTTATTGTAGTGTGATGGGCCAGGCTGGGGTAAGTAGGGTGGAGTGGACGCCCCTGGGAAACCGAGCCAGACCCCACCTCCCAAAAGGCAGCTCTTTAAAGACAGCTGACTTGAGTGCAAACCATAATTCCACCTCTGTCATGCACCAGCTCAGTGATCCTAGGCAAGAAACTAAGCTCACCAcctcctcatctggaaaatgaatgCACGACGTTTACCTGACCAGCTTCCCGTAAGAAATAAGTGCTTCATAAGTAAGTGCTGTTATCAATAGAGCCAGGCTGGGCTACAAAAAGCCACCCTAGCTGACCACTCACCCGCTTCACCGACCCAGCCTCTGCTTGCACAGCTGGCATGGGGATACAGTGCCCCAGCTGCTACACCCACTTTGACGACTGCACACACTAgatacatttactgagcacctactccaCAGGCCCAGTGTCAATCTGTGGCAGGCATTCGCAGAGCTTCCTCTGGGGGAGGAGACAAGACACTAAACATGACAGACGAGTTCAAGTCTATGACAGGCGGCAGAAAACCAGACACAGGAATGAGGCTGCAGGAACCCGGGGCAGTGCCACTAGACCCAATCTGGGCAGGAGTACTCTGGTCAAGACCAGAAGGACAAGTGGGAATTAACCAGCTTTGGGGGATGGGCATGGAGGTGGCTGGGGAAAGTGcagtccaggcagaaggaacagggTACCAATCCCCAGTGGTAGGAACATGCTTTTTAGAAAGTTTCTGGACCAGGCTCTGGAGCCACGAACACCTATTCTCTCTTGGCTCAAGCAAGCCAAGATGCCAGTGACCTCAGGCCCTGGGGATGCACAGACCCTTCCCAGGAGCCTCATTCAGGCTGCCAAGCCCAACCCAACCTTGTGGGCCGGATCCCCGTGCTGAGAGCAGCTTGCCCTCATCCTGGATCCCAATACACCTGTTAGTGGCAGCTGAGCATCCAGTGGCTATCGGTGGCTTTGATGAACTCCTGGGGCTGGTGCCTTGATGGACCTATCCCTGTCCTGAGACCCCGTAGGGGTGACTTGAAGGGTAAGTGAAGAGGTTTTGGGTCACACTGGGCCTAGTCTGCATTTCTGCATCCAACACTGAGCCAGGCACTGAGAGGAATGAGTGAATGCAAAGAGGAGGACAGGCTGGACTGGAG contains the following coding sequences:
- the DLGAP4 gene encoding disks large-associated protein 4 isoform X6; amino-acid sequence: MSSRRDTDSDTQDANDSSCKSSERSLPDCTPHPNSISIDASLRQAPKIAQIKRNLSYGDNSDPALEASSLPPPDPWLETSSSSPAEPSQPAACRRDGFWFLKLLQAETERLEGWCCQMDKETKENNLSEEVLGKVLSAVGSAQLLMSQKFQQFRGLCEQNLNPDANPRPTAQDLAGFWDLLQLSIEDISMKFDELYHLKANSWQLVETPEKRKEEKKPPPPVPKKPAKSKPAVSRDKASDTGDKQRQEARKRLLAAKRAASVRQNSATESADSIEIYVPEAQTRL